The Agarilytica rhodophyticola genome has a window encoding:
- the cmoA gene encoding carboxy-S-adenosyl-L-methionine synthase CmoA, which produces MTTVKPNNDNKHDKENNKDTIYSEPLGKVADFVFDKSVVNVFPDMIKRSVPGYSTIVHMIGQFAERYNQSGSKCYDLGCSLGAATLAMRHRITAADTHIVAVDNSADMVERCRQVIDADSAEVPVELIHDDILKVEITNASVCVLNFTLQFIPLKQRQQLLTKIYQGMLPGGILIISEKLKFSNNHHNELMTEFHHYFKKTNGYSDMEIAQKRNAIENVLIPESFDVHRQRLEDIGFKNTELWFQCFNFSSFITFKQ; this is translated from the coding sequence ATGACAACAGTAAAACCTAATAACGATAACAAGCACGACAAAGAGAATAATAAAGACACAATCTACAGCGAGCCTCTGGGCAAAGTTGCCGACTTTGTGTTCGATAAAAGTGTGGTTAATGTATTCCCCGACATGATTAAACGCTCGGTTCCTGGTTATAGCACCATTGTTCACATGATCGGCCAATTTGCCGAACGCTATAATCAAAGTGGCAGCAAATGCTACGACCTTGGCTGCTCTTTAGGTGCAGCTACTCTGGCTATGCGCCACCGTATCACCGCGGCTGACACACATATTGTCGCCGTCGATAATTCAGCAGATATGGTAGAACGCTGCCGCCAAGTGATCGATGCGGACTCCGCAGAGGTGCCTGTAGAGCTCATCCATGATGATATTCTTAAAGTTGAGATTACCAATGCTTCGGTGTGCGTGCTTAACTTTACCTTGCAGTTTATTCCCCTTAAACAGCGCCAGCAGCTGCTTACCAAAATATACCAAGGCATGCTGCCAGGGGGAATACTCATCATATCGGAGAAGCTCAAGTTTAGTAATAATCACCACAATGAGTTGATGACCGAGTTCCATCATTACTTTAAAAAAACCAATGGCTACAGCGACATGGAAATTGCCCAAAAACGCAATGCTATTGAGAATGTGTTGATACCTGAATCATTTGACGTGCACCGCCAAAGACTAGAGGACATCGGTTTTAAAAATACCGAACTCTGGTTTCAATGTTTTAATTTTTCATCCTTTATTACATTCAAACAATGA
- a CDS encoding response regulator, giving the protein MSKIKYQDLSILVADDFGSFRSLVNTMLTELGVSDIEMASNGDQVIEKCKQKKYDVVLCDYDLGEGRNGQHVLEALRHYNYLSRSSIFIVVSAEASRNIVMSAYDCEPDDYLMKPITAMILRQRIERLLAQKDSLRPVYTALDEGNMETATDLLIDLSISEDRQASAAQKLLGQVFIEQGELQKAEKLYIHALEARPLDWARLGLARVKQLKGDLDTAGDWLYQIVEENPLYLPAYDLLAENLKQKGEKKAVQETIEKAVYVSPMSILRQRRLAAVAEDNDDALTAIEARRNTLKLGKLSCHGCVEDNLSFVRTVANAVQNHSELPKELIDDATEVLSLTRQEYALSSEQESRCRLLEGRVSACLGDITKAKACIDDAIAEATIQGIDADIELILLLLSINAEDQVERFLKELQEKYRDDQEALEKLDQFLSEPASHSNRRLVAEANKEGIALYTQGEFDRAIACFEKARTVFPKHVGIGLNIVQAVIGKLKSTPEDEALKEECHSILNAVESIIDNSHSQYQRFIKLKKISEVFLL; this is encoded by the coding sequence ATGAGCAAAATTAAATACCAGGACTTATCAATATTAGTGGCAGACGATTTCGGCAGCTTCCGCAGCTTAGTTAATACTATGCTAACGGAGTTGGGGGTCAGTGATATTGAAATGGCGTCTAATGGCGATCAGGTTATCGAAAAGTGTAAGCAGAAAAAATATGACGTTGTCTTGTGTGATTATGATTTAGGGGAGGGGCGCAATGGCCAGCATGTGCTAGAAGCTTTGCGCCATTATAATTACCTTTCCCGCTCCAGTATCTTTATTGTGGTTTCCGCCGAGGCCAGTCGCAACATTGTCATGTCTGCCTATGATTGTGAGCCAGACGATTATTTGATGAAGCCTATTACGGCCATGATACTACGGCAACGTATCGAGCGCTTGCTTGCTCAGAAAGATTCACTTCGGCCAGTGTATACAGCTTTAGATGAAGGCAATATGGAAACGGCCACTGATCTGCTCATTGATTTATCTATAAGTGAAGATCGACAAGCGAGTGCTGCTCAAAAATTACTTGGCCAAGTGTTTATCGAACAGGGAGAACTACAAAAAGCTGAAAAACTTTATATCCATGCCTTAGAGGCAAGACCTCTCGATTGGGCTCGCTTAGGTTTGGCAAGAGTAAAACAATTAAAAGGCGATTTGGACACAGCAGGAGACTGGCTATATCAAATTGTGGAAGAAAACCCTCTGTATTTACCTGCATATGATTTGTTAGCGGAAAACCTCAAGCAAAAAGGGGAGAAAAAAGCCGTACAAGAAACCATCGAAAAAGCGGTTTATGTCTCTCCCATGTCGATATTGCGACAAAGACGTTTGGCGGCTGTTGCAGAAGATAACGATGATGCATTAACAGCCATTGAAGCTCGCCGTAATACACTTAAATTGGGAAAGTTATCGTGTCACGGTTGTGTGGAAGATAACTTAAGCTTTGTACGCACTGTGGCTAATGCGGTGCAAAATCATTCCGAGCTTCCTAAGGAGCTTATTGATGATGCAACTGAGGTATTGAGCCTAACTCGTCAAGAATATGCACTCAGTTCTGAACAAGAGTCAAGATGTCGTTTACTCGAGGGCCGAGTCAGTGCTTGCCTGGGCGATATAACAAAAGCTAAGGCATGTATTGACGATGCGATTGCCGAAGCTACGATCCAAGGTATAGACGCAGATATTGAGCTGATACTACTGTTGTTATCTATTAATGCCGAAGATCAGGTCGAACGTTTTTTAAAAGAGTTACAAGAGAAATATCGAGATGATCAAGAGGCATTGGAAAAGCTTGATCAATTTCTTAGCGAGCCGGCGAGTCATAGCAATCGCCGTTTGGTTGCTGAAGCGAATAAAGAAGGGATTGCTTTGTATACGCAAGGAGAGTTTGATCGCGCTATTGCGTGTTTTGAAAAAGCGCGTACTGTTTTTCCTAAACATGTGGGCATTGGTCTTAATATCGTGCAGGCAGTGATTGGCAAATTGAAAAGCACACCTGAAGATGAAGCGTTAAAAGAAGAATGTCATTCTATTCTCAATGCTGTTGAATCCATAATTGATAATTCCCACAGTCAATATCAACGTTTTATAAAGCTGAAGAAAATATCAGAAGTTTTTCTACTGTGA
- the cmoB gene encoding tRNA 5-methoxyuridine(34)/uridine 5-oxyacetic acid(34) synthase CmoB, producing MIDYSQLIDELSRTALKPWAEVLPAQIEHNLSHQRYGDLAQWLAAFDALPSLSPSTYTLKSEVSIGNADDCSAQQKEILEQCLRKLIPWRKGPFQLFGIHIDTEWRSDWKWERLLPHIAPLKNRTILDVGCGNGYHCWRMLGEGAKRVIGIDPSPRFIVQFHMIKKYLNQLAVDILPVGIQELPDNLSAFDTTFSMGVLYHRRSPMDHLRQLRSTLRPGGELILETLIIEGELGQSLVPEGRYAQMNNVWFLPSAPTLISWLQKCGFDNVRYVGSDATSVNEQRATDWMTFQSLENFLDQDNPQLTVEGHPAPLRGIFVARRKS from the coding sequence ATGATCGACTATTCACAACTTATCGATGAGCTGTCACGCACAGCATTGAAACCCTGGGCAGAAGTCTTACCGGCGCAGATCGAACACAATTTATCTCACCAACGCTATGGTGATTTAGCACAATGGCTAGCCGCTTTTGATGCATTACCCTCGCTCTCGCCATCTACTTATACTCTAAAAAGTGAAGTCAGCATCGGTAATGCTGATGACTGCAGTGCGCAACAAAAGGAGATCTTAGAGCAATGCCTGCGCAAGCTTATACCCTGGCGTAAAGGCCCCTTTCAACTATTTGGCATACATATCGACACCGAATGGCGATCTGACTGGAAATGGGAGCGCTTATTACCTCATATTGCGCCATTAAAAAATCGTACGATACTGGATGTTGGTTGTGGTAACGGTTATCACTGTTGGCGCATGCTGGGAGAAGGTGCTAAACGTGTTATCGGGATTGACCCCTCGCCGCGTTTTATCGTGCAGTTTCATATGATCAAAAAATACCTTAACCAACTTGCAGTGGATATCTTGCCTGTCGGAATTCAAGAGTTACCGGATAACTTATCCGCATTTGATACCACTTTTTCTATGGGTGTGCTCTACCATCGCCGCTCCCCTATGGATCACTTGAGGCAATTGCGAAGCACCTTAAGACCTGGCGGCGAGCTAATATTAGAAACGCTCATTATCGAGGGAGAACTGGGACAAAGCTTAGTACCAGAAGGACGCTATGCACAGATGAATAATGTTTGGTTCCTTCCCAGTGCTCCCACTCTTATCTCGTGGTTGCAAAAGTGTGGCTTTGACAACGTACGCTATGTAGGTAGCGACGCCACATCCGTTAATGAGCAGCGAGCAACGGACTGGATGACCTTTCAATCATTGGAAAATTTCCTCGACCAGGACAACCCTCAGCTTACTGTTGAAGGCCACCCGGCGCCATTACGTGGTATCTTTGTTGCCAGAAGAAAAAGCTAG
- a CDS encoding insulinase family protein, producing MSQQHPAFRLIRQQHVKSLNLNVDEYEHIETGAQHIHLSPQSSGDSENVFLVALRTVPHDSTGVAHILEHTALCGSKKYPVRDPFFMMTRRSINTFMNAFTSSDWTAYPFASLNKKDFNNLLDVYLDAVFFSRLDELDFAQEGHRLEFKDASDSSTPLEYKGVVYNEMKGAMSSVPSQLWHSLCKYLFPTTTYHYNSGGDPESIPDLSYEQLQQFYQTHYHPSNAIFMTYGDISAYDHQQKFQDQALNQFERLNYSVAVPDEKRLHATVRVQESYPNTDDDGTDKTHVVIAWLLGKSTNLRDSLRAQLLSSVLLDNSATPLMYALESTDLGNAPSPLCGLDSSQKELSFVCGLAGCKTDSADDVEKLIMTTLEKVAEDGVLQEDIESALHQLELHQREVGGDSYPYGLQLILTSLTNATHRGDPVALLNIDDELEQLREDIKSPDFIKNLTRELILQNKHCVRLTMVPDSEMAARQEQSEKDTLASIKSQLSEQDVADIIQRAADLKERQAAQDDESILPKVTLEDVPKHEDSVCGEVSSLNSTRVTSYSAGTNGLMYQQVIFKLPEIAPTILPHLSLYSSIVTELGAGEHSYLDMQRQQASVSGSFNAYSSIRGTVDSNNDINGYYTFSGKALSRNQAALSDLMHTSIQLARFDEVNRIQELVAQIRVHQEQSITGNGHSLAMMAASAGICATAKLHHQQSGLAAIKGIKALDDAIKNPEQLQQLAQKLADLHNTIISGEKEILVVGEEELLPSYHKGLHSLCGSHQSQSKNDFALATHNAKIHEAWLTNTQVNFCAKSYATVSMDHADAAPLVVLGGFLRNGYLHTAIREQGGAYGGGASQDNNLAAFRFYSYRDPRMQGTLDDFDKALDWLAEQQSSEQKIEEAILGVISGLDKSESPAGRAKRCFHAELHGRTVAHRQKFRERVLNTTLEDLKRVAQTYLTPDKASTAVITSNGQRESAEKIGLEIVEL from the coding sequence ATGTCACAACAGCACCCTGCGTTCCGTTTAATTCGCCAACAGCATGTTAAATCACTCAATCTCAATGTCGATGAATATGAGCACATCGAAACTGGCGCCCAACATATACATTTGTCACCTCAGTCTAGTGGCGATAGTGAGAATGTTTTTCTAGTAGCTCTTCGCACCGTACCCCATGATTCAACGGGTGTCGCTCATATACTTGAACATACCGCACTGTGTGGCAGTAAAAAGTACCCTGTACGCGATCCGTTCTTTATGATGACAAGGCGTTCGATCAATACTTTTATGAACGCCTTTACCAGCTCCGATTGGACAGCCTACCCTTTCGCCAGTCTCAATAAGAAAGATTTTAACAATCTGCTGGACGTATATTTAGACGCCGTATTTTTCTCTCGTCTCGATGAACTAGATTTTGCCCAGGAAGGCCACCGGCTGGAATTTAAAGACGCCTCAGATTCAAGCACCCCCTTAGAATATAAAGGTGTGGTGTATAACGAAATGAAAGGTGCTATGAGCTCGGTGCCTTCACAGTTATGGCACAGCTTGTGTAAATATTTATTCCCCACTACCACCTATCATTACAATAGCGGCGGTGATCCCGAAAGTATTCCAGACCTCTCTTACGAGCAATTACAACAGTTTTATCAAACACATTATCACCCCAGTAATGCCATTTTTATGACCTACGGTGATATCAGCGCCTACGATCATCAGCAAAAGTTTCAAGATCAAGCCTTAAACCAATTCGAGCGTTTAAACTACAGTGTTGCTGTACCCGACGAGAAACGTCTACACGCAACGGTGCGAGTGCAGGAAAGTTATCCAAATACCGATGACGACGGTACTGATAAAACCCATGTAGTGATAGCGTGGCTGTTAGGCAAGAGCACCAATTTACGAGACAGCCTGCGTGCTCAGCTGCTATCGAGTGTGCTGTTAGATAATAGCGCAACGCCGCTTATGTACGCCCTTGAAAGCACTGATTTGGGTAATGCACCCTCCCCTTTATGTGGTCTTGATAGTTCGCAAAAAGAACTCTCTTTTGTCTGTGGCTTAGCGGGTTGTAAAACCGATAGTGCCGATGATGTTGAAAAACTCATTATGACAACCTTAGAGAAGGTCGCCGAAGATGGTGTTTTGCAAGAGGATATTGAATCTGCTCTCCACCAACTGGAGCTACATCAACGAGAAGTGGGCGGCGATAGTTACCCCTATGGTTTGCAGCTCATTTTAACATCACTGACCAATGCTACCCATCGCGGTGACCCTGTTGCTCTGTTAAACATCGACGATGAATTAGAACAGTTACGAGAAGATATAAAATCACCGGATTTTATTAAAAATTTAACGCGTGAATTAATTTTACAAAATAAACACTGTGTTCGCCTGACCATGGTGCCAGACAGTGAAATGGCTGCGCGCCAAGAACAGTCTGAAAAGGATACCTTAGCATCTATTAAAAGCCAGCTTAGTGAACAAGATGTGGCAGATATTATTCAGCGTGCGGCTGACTTAAAGGAAAGACAAGCAGCACAAGATGATGAGAGTATTTTACCCAAGGTCACCTTAGAGGATGTGCCCAAGCATGAAGACTCCGTGTGCGGCGAAGTATCATCGTTAAACAGTACTCGTGTGACTTCCTATTCTGCTGGGACTAATGGCTTGATGTATCAGCAGGTAATTTTTAAATTGCCAGAGATTGCACCCACAATACTGCCTCATCTGTCGTTGTATAGCAGTATCGTTACAGAGTTAGGCGCGGGTGAGCACAGCTATCTCGATATGCAGCGGCAGCAAGCGAGTGTCAGCGGCAGCTTCAATGCCTACAGTTCTATTCGCGGTACCGTTGATAGTAATAATGATATTAATGGTTACTACACATTCTCAGGCAAAGCGCTGAGCCGAAATCAGGCGGCACTGAGCGATTTAATGCATACCAGTATCCAACTAGCGCGCTTCGACGAAGTCAACAGAATCCAAGAACTGGTGGCGCAAATTCGCGTGCATCAAGAGCAGAGTATTACCGGTAATGGCCATTCTTTAGCGATGATGGCAGCGAGTGCCGGAATCTGCGCGACTGCCAAGTTACACCATCAACAATCTGGGTTGGCGGCAATTAAAGGTATTAAAGCGCTTGATGACGCGATTAAAAATCCTGAACAATTACAGCAGCTGGCACAAAAGCTTGCCGACTTACACAACACAATTATCAGTGGTGAAAAAGAGATATTAGTCGTCGGTGAAGAAGAACTGCTGCCCTCCTACCATAAGGGCCTGCATAGCCTATGCGGTAGCCATCAGTCACAGAGCAAAAATGATTTTGCTCTAGCAACTCATAATGCAAAAATTCATGAGGCCTGGCTAACTAATACACAAGTTAACTTCTGCGCTAAATCCTATGCAACCGTTTCCATGGATCATGCAGATGCGGCGCCTCTGGTTGTACTCGGAGGCTTTTTGCGTAACGGTTATTTGCATACCGCCATTCGCGAGCAAGGCGGTGCTTATGGTGGCGGCGCCTCACAAGATAATAACCTAGCGGCGTTTCGTTTTTATTCTTATCGCGATCCGCGTATGCAGGGAACCCTAGACGATTTTGACAAAGCCTTAGACTGGCTTGCTGAGCAACAATCCAGTGAACAGAAAATCGAAGAAGCTATTTTGGGTGTTATCAGTGGCTTGGATAAATCCGAATCCCCTGCCGGTCGCGCTAAACGCTGTTTCCATGCAGAGTTACACGGACGAACGGTAGCCCATCGACAAAAGTTCAGAGAGCGTGTGCTAAACACCACCCTTGAAGACTTAAAACGAGTCGCGCAAACTTATCTCACACCTGATAAAGCCAGCACAGCGGTAATAACCAGTAATGGCCAGCGAGAAAGTGCAGAAAAAATAGGTTTGGAGATTGTTGAGCTATAG
- a CDS encoding GEVED domain-containing protein, whose protein sequence is MKMQSFNYIASVAAVSVISLSSSFANAFSDYCDSSSQSSNVEWIESIAINGKEFASGNNDGYIRHPEIVAMLAPGTNEITLTPGFPFNVAFSETWTGWIDLNGDDLFTDYEKIFEFRATTPETVSFEIPEDLDIGLATLRVVMSYDGYNQPCGEYVYGETEDMAVSVDPLLFLD, encoded by the coding sequence ATGAAAATGCAGTCATTTAATTATATTGCATCTGTCGCAGCTGTATCTGTTATTTCATTAAGCTCGTCCTTTGCTAATGCTTTTAGTGATTATTGTGATTCAAGTTCTCAAAGCTCTAACGTCGAATGGATTGAGTCTATTGCTATTAATGGCAAAGAATTCGCGTCTGGCAATAACGATGGGTATATAAGACATCCTGAAATTGTCGCCATGCTGGCTCCTGGAACTAACGAAATTACATTAACACCAGGGTTTCCTTTTAATGTCGCATTCAGTGAGACGTGGACTGGTTGGATCGACTTGAACGGTGATGATCTTTTTACTGATTATGAAAAGATTTTTGAGTTTCGTGCAACTACCCCAGAAACAGTAAGCTTTGAAATTCCTGAAGACTTGGATATTGGCTTGGCGACCTTGCGTGTTGTGATGAGTTACGATGGCTATAATCAGCCTTGTGGCGAATATGTATATGGTGAAACAGAAGATATGGCAGTATCTGTCGATCCATTACTTTTCCTTGATTAG
- a CDS encoding ATP-binding cassette domain-containing protein, whose protein sequence is MIQLDQIHLQLGSKELFADASLTIYPGQKWGLIGQNGAGKTSLFKLFLGELHEDKGRYSIPKNWLLSHMGQEVAASSQTALDYILDGDKELRQLEQEIAQCEGGEKLAHLYEKMESIQGYSATSRAQQLLHGLGFNNGDDGRKVTDFSGGWRIRLNLAQALMCRSDFLLLDEPTNHLDLDATYWLENWLNDYRGTLLIVSHDREFLDNVVGNIVSIHNRQLDTYVGNYSSYEKQKAERLAQQAAAYKKQQERVAEIEDFVRRFRAKATKAKQAQSRLKELERMEMIAPAHIESPFSFRFPTPEKLPQSLINLSQAAIGYGADKVLADKIELNILSTSRIGLLGSNGAGKSTLMKTLAGENALVQGDLSEGTHLRIGYFAQHQLEALDLDASCALHLQRIKPQESEQSIRNFLGSFGFSGDRAFENITHFSGGEKARLALAIVAWQKPNLLLLDEPTNHLDLEVRHALTLALQMFEGAIVVVSHDRHLLKNTVDTFLLVDNNKVQTFDGTLDDYHHWLLNKNQGTGNNTDNDKNIPKDSPNTDKSSDKKSKRQAAAAAREKLKPLTNAIKKLEKDIEKYQQALDQVTQELADPSLYEGNNEKLQTLIQQQKTLRETLESKEESWMEKTEELEMLNA, encoded by the coding sequence ATGATTCAACTTGATCAAATTCACCTTCAATTGGGCAGTAAAGAATTATTTGCCGATGCCAGTTTAACGATATATCCCGGTCAAAAATGGGGCTTAATCGGTCAAAACGGCGCAGGCAAGACCAGCCTATTCAAGCTATTTTTAGGTGAGTTACACGAAGATAAAGGCCGTTATAGTATTCCCAAAAATTGGCTGCTGTCTCATATGGGTCAAGAAGTGGCAGCATCGTCGCAAACAGCCTTAGACTATATCCTCGACGGCGATAAAGAACTGCGGCAGCTAGAGCAAGAAATAGCTCAGTGCGAAGGTGGCGAAAAGCTCGCACACCTGTACGAAAAAATGGAGAGTATCCAAGGTTATAGCGCCACCTCCCGTGCCCAGCAGCTCCTGCATGGTCTTGGTTTTAACAACGGTGATGATGGGCGCAAGGTGACCGATTTTTCAGGTGGCTGGCGCATTCGTCTAAACCTCGCTCAGGCACTGATGTGTCGCTCTGACTTCTTGTTGTTGGATGAGCCCACCAACCACCTAGATTTAGATGCTACCTACTGGCTGGAAAATTGGCTCAATGATTATCGTGGTACCTTACTTATTGTGTCTCATGATCGTGAGTTCTTAGATAACGTGGTGGGCAATATTGTCAGTATTCATAACCGCCAATTAGATACTTACGTAGGCAATTATTCCTCCTACGAAAAACAAAAGGCTGAACGCCTCGCCCAACAAGCGGCCGCTTACAAAAAGCAGCAAGAACGTGTGGCAGAAATTGAAGATTTCGTCCGTCGTTTTCGTGCTAAAGCCACCAAAGCCAAACAGGCACAAAGCCGACTTAAAGAACTGGAGCGCATGGAAATGATTGCGCCGGCACATATTGAGTCCCCTTTTAGCTTTCGCTTTCCGACACCTGAGAAACTGCCGCAATCTTTAATAAACCTCAGCCAAGCGGCTATTGGTTACGGCGCAGATAAAGTCCTTGCAGACAAAATTGAACTAAATATATTGTCCACCTCTCGTATAGGCTTGTTAGGAAGTAACGGTGCCGGAAAATCCACCTTGATGAAAACTCTCGCCGGAGAAAATGCCCTGGTACAAGGAGATTTATCTGAAGGCACACATCTGCGTATCGGTTACTTTGCTCAGCATCAGCTCGAAGCACTTGATCTCGACGCATCTTGCGCCCTGCACTTACAAAGGATTAAACCACAGGAAAGCGAACAAAGTATTCGCAATTTTCTCGGCAGTTTCGGTTTTTCCGGCGATCGCGCTTTTGAAAATATCACCCATTTTTCTGGCGGCGAAAAGGCACGTCTTGCCCTGGCAATTGTTGCCTGGCAAAAGCCCAATTTATTACTGCTCGATGAACCGACCAACCACCTTGACCTAGAAGTGCGACATGCCCTGACCCTCGCGTTGCAAATGTTCGAAGGGGCTATTGTGGTGGTATCACACGATCGTCATCTTCTGAAAAACACCGTCGATACCTTTTTATTGGTGGATAATAATAAAGTACAAACCTTCGATGGCACACTGGACGATTATCACCACTGGTTGCTGAATAAAAACCAAGGTACCGGGAACAATACTGATAACGATAAAAACATCCCAAAAGATTCACCAAACACTGATAAAAGCTCAGATAAAAAAAGTAAACGGCAAGCCGCCGCTGCTGCCAGAGAAAAATTAAAACCGCTCACCAATGCTATCAAAAAACTCGAAAAAGACATCGAAAAATATCAGCAAGCGCTGGATCAAGTCACACAGGAATTAGCCGACCCTAGTCTATATGAAGGCAATAACGAAAAACTACAAACCCTAATTCAACAACAAAAGACACTTCGAGAAACACTGGAAAGTAAAGAAGAAAGCTGGATGGAGAAAACCGAAGAACTTGAAATGTTGAATGCTTAG
- a CDS encoding GNAT family N-acetyltransferase, whose product MSTQDTQLQVINVDFSQPLQRQHLRDMLMSYSADPMGGGEALPQAIAQQSIDLMAEKDFAHGFLCYHQDRPVGFANCFENIATFAAKSAINIHDLGVIPEYRGKGAAQALLQAVEDFARRHDYYKITLEVLEGNERAKGAYTKFGFAGYQLNPELGYAMFWQKLL is encoded by the coding sequence ATGAGCACACAAGACACACAACTCCAGGTTATTAACGTAGATTTTAGCCAACCTCTACAGCGCCAGCATCTACGGGATATGTTGATGAGCTATTCGGCCGATCCTATGGGTGGCGGCGAAGCCTTGCCTCAAGCTATAGCACAGCAAAGTATCGACCTTATGGCAGAAAAAGATTTTGCCCATGGATTTCTCTGCTACCACCAAGATAGGCCTGTTGGCTTCGCTAATTGCTTTGAGAATATTGCCACCTTTGCAGCCAAATCTGCCATCAATATACATGACTTAGGTGTAATCCCCGAATACCGAGGCAAAGGTGCTGCCCAAGCACTGTTACAAGCCGTCGAAGACTTCGCCCGTCGCCATGACTACTATAAAATTACGCTAGAGGTGTTAGAAGGCAATGAACGGGCAAAGGGCGCTTATACAAAATTTGGCTTTGCAGGCTATCAACTCAATCCAGAATTAGGCTACGCCATGTTCTGGCAAAAACTGCTTTAA
- a CDS encoding DUF3291 domain-containing protein yields the protein MNTFQLAQINIAKARATMDSDIMKGFVDRLDEINALADKSEGFVWRLQTDEGDATSIQAYDDPMIIVNMSVWQDLESLKNFVYKTVHVDLIRDRSAWFDKITSAHQALWWIPAGHIPTVEEGREKLEILQRQGPSREAFTFAKPFDP from the coding sequence ATGAATACATTTCAACTTGCGCAAATTAATATCGCCAAAGCTCGGGCGACCATGGACTCTGACATAATGAAAGGATTTGTCGATCGTCTGGATGAAATTAATGCGCTAGCGGATAAATCTGAGGGCTTTGTCTGGCGATTACAAACGGATGAAGGGGATGCGACTTCCATCCAAGCCTATGATGATCCAATGATAATTGTCAATATGAGTGTCTGGCAAGACCTGGAGTCACTTAAGAACTTCGTTTATAAGACAGTTCATGTGGATCTCATTCGTGATAGAAGTGCCTGGTTCGACAAAATAACCAGTGCCCATCAAGCCTTATGGTGGATACCTGCAGGCCATATTCCTACTGTAGAAGAAGGTAGAGAGAAGCTGGAGATTTTACAGCGACAGGGTCCAAGCCGCGAAGCATTTACTTTTGCCAAGCCATTCGACCCATAA
- a CDS encoding sensor histidine kinase: MMEERKPIDFSMVLASSVHDMKNSIGMLLASLEGVIAHTQTESPEQTKHFNTLHYEASRINSDLVQLLTIYRMENSFLPIQVDEHYVIDVLEDQIARNHILLQTSDIKLSTHCDRNLKWYFDDDLLGSVIHNVFVNCVRYTKSRLLVEAEVIDDFLCITIADDGPGYPDYMLEKPPGYIAEDVSSTSTHLGLYFADRIVAMHKQHEKHGYILLENGEPYGGGVFKLFVP, translated from the coding sequence ATGATGGAAGAAAGAAAACCCATTGATTTTTCTATGGTGCTAGCATCTAGCGTTCATGATATGAAAAACTCGATTGGCATGTTGTTGGCATCACTAGAAGGTGTGATTGCTCATACACAAACAGAGAGTCCAGAACAAACCAAACATTTTAACACCTTGCATTATGAAGCCTCTAGGATTAATAGTGACCTGGTACAGTTGCTCACGATTTATCGTATGGAAAATTCTTTTTTACCTATACAAGTTGATGAACACTATGTGATTGATGTTTTGGAAGACCAAATAGCCCGCAATCATATTTTACTACAAACAAGTGATATTAAGCTGAGTACTCATTGTGATAGAAATTTAAAATGGTATTTTGATGATGATTTACTTGGCAGTGTTATCCATAATGTTTTTGTTAACTGTGTCCGTTATACCAAATCCCGCCTTTTAGTTGAAGCTGAAGTAATAGATGATTTTTTATGTATTACTATCGCTGATGATGGCCCTGGCTATCCTGACTACATGCTGGAAAAGCCACCAGGGTATATTGCAGAAGATGTCTCTTCTACTAGTACGCATTTAGGCCTGTATTTTGCCGATCGTATTGTTGCAATGCATAAGCAGCACGAAAAGCACGGCTATATTTTATTAGAAAATGGTGAGCCGTATGGTGGTGGTGTTTTTAAACTATTTGTACCCTAA